A section of the Pygocentrus nattereri isolate fPygNat1 chromosome 18, fPygNat1.pri, whole genome shotgun sequence genome encodes:
- the nxnl2 gene encoding nucleoredoxin-like protein 2: MVEVFSGRALINKEGDLVDPEQALRNKVVGLYFSAGWCPPCRDFTPVLCDFYTELVEESDPPAQFEIVFISSDKSTEDMVEYYHDMHGDWLALPWTDQYKHELKKRYNINAVPKLVIVKENGQVITDKGRKQIRDQGLACFRNWLEVAEIFQNFKC, from the exons ATGGTGGAGGTTTTCTCGGGCCGAGCACTTATCAACAAAGAAGGCGACCTCGTCGACCCAGAACAGGCTCTCCGGAACAAAGTTGTGGGTCTGTATTTTTCCGCCGGGTGGTGTCCACCTTGCCGGGACTTCACCCCGGTGCTGTGTGATTTTTACACCGAGCTGGTGGAGGAGAGCGACCCTCCGGCACAGTTCGAGATAGTTTTTATATCCTCTGACAAGTCCACAGAAGACATGGTGGAATACTACCATGACATGCACGGAGACTGGCTCGCCCTGCCTTGGACCGACCAGTATAAACA TGAGCTCAAGAAGAGGTACAACATCAATGCTGTCCCCAAGCTGGTGATAGTGAAAGAGAACGGACAGGTAATCACAGACAAAGGCCGGAAGCAGATCCGAGACCAAGGCCTGGCGTGCTTCAGGAACTGGCTGGAGGTGGCTGAAATCTTCCAGAACTTTAAATGCTGA